CAAGTGATCCCAATTTGATTTACGAGACTGCAGCAAGCATCTTCAATTACTTTTATGAAGAAGATACACCGGTCCGGACAATTAGTGTAGGGTTAGGGAAGTTAGAGGTGTTTCATGGTGAGCAGCTGGACTTGTTTCGGCCCGTAGACAACCAGTATATGTTAAACGTGGCCATAAATGGAATAAAACGAAAATACGGCCAGACAGCGCTGTTTAGCGCCACTTCATTAATGCCAAAGGCAAGCTTCTTGGCGAGAAGCGGTTTGGTGGGTGGTCATAATGCTTAAACCGGATAAAGTACGAAAAATAGAGAAGTGGTACCCATTTGCAGCGCTCTCTGATCCAATCGCTGGCCAGTATCACCTGGATCGTATTAATAATTTGAAAACACAGCCAGAGTTATCGGAAGAGCAGATAGAAGAAATTAACCAGGTTATGTTGGATATCCGGCCGAAGGAAACCAAAATTGCGCTCAAATACTTCAATAGTGGGCAAATAGTAGCAATCACCGGCAGAGTTGATAAGGTTGATATGATTGATCGCTTCATAATCATTCAGGATACAAAGTATGAATTTACAGCATTCATTTCTATTGAGCTTGCGGGTGAAAACGGTGAGTAGCAATCAAGATGGATCATTTATGACTTTGGGGTACAATAAACCAATTACAGTGAGTTATTGGTTTAACGATAATATTCAAACAATTACCGGCTACTATAATAATCAAGAAAGAAAGCCTGGTCATATTAATATTAGCGGAGTATTTATTCCGGACGAATCAATAATTGATATCAAATAAAAAGGCAGCTGCACGTGCAGCTGCCTTTTATATAGATTAATATTAATTAAATAGTGATTTATGATATAATAACACTCGTGGTGATACGATAAATACCCAGAGATGGGGTGATTTAATGGAAACACTAGCTATCGTGCTTCTGCT
The Culicoidibacter larvae DNA segment above includes these coding regions:
- a CDS encoding YolD-like family protein: MLKPDKVRKIEKWYPFAALSDPIAGQYHLDRINNLKTQPELSEEQIEEINQVMLDIRPKETKIALKYFNSGQIVAITGRVDKVDMIDRFIIIQDTKYEFTAFISIELAGENGE